Below is a window of Camelina sativa cultivar DH55 chromosome 11, Cs, whole genome shotgun sequence DNA.
ATATTTTTACTCACTATATTATTACGAATTTAATTCAAAATGTATGAGCTTCTGACTTTTGAGTCCACTAATTTGGTATttgttgtaaataatttttacagtatgtgtaatattaataaatatcttctaaaacatttaagaaaaatattttaaaattatattattttttatttatttaatatattatatgccCACAACTTGATTTGGCATGTGCTCATCCCCACTGTACACTATTTTTTTAGGTaagaaaaataaccaaaatactctctttttttttttagtttgttggTCAACTTAATATGTTGTggtttctaccaaaaaaaaaaaacttaatacaaTGTTGTGGGTTACTACTCACCATTCCTATGCCACATCTGACATACACAACCTTCTTGCCATGAATTTTCCCAATCCGAAAACGCCTTCCTGCATTCATGTTACTCATAATCAGAAACTCCTAGCTTAGATATTTTCATCTCAAAGGAGTTTACTTCCATTTAACTAAAAACAAAGGAATATATATAAGGTAGAAAACTTGGAAAACAAGATGCATTCAAGAGGTAGATTAAGTTCATTAGATACCAGAGAGATCCATGAAGGGGTGAGTATGGTCGGGTCTGAAATCCACACTGCCGAGAAAAGCATCTTCTTCGGTCTCAAAGACAGTCACGAGGCCGATGTAAGGTCCTCTGCGGTTGACTTTTCTGATGGTAATGGCGGATTCTAGTTTGTGTAAAGGTGTGGGCGAAACGTgtgagaaagagatgaagatgacgaagagaagaagaggaaaaagacaATTAAGAGTGTGGCCATGGGAAGCCATCTATCTAATTGGTTGGTTTAAGATTTAAATCCACAGCTCAGGTATACgcatatatatgtaacatttaAGACCGAGACTATACGAGCGAGAGGCTGATCCGGAAACTTGTatgatgtttcttcttcccacGTAATTCCCGTTtggtttgattattttttttcttaattgataTTATAATCTTTATACAGACATTAAACATGCGGATCCCACTATTATTTTTAACGACGGAGTTGTAATTAAGTGATAAAATATGAAGACAGTCAACACGTTATATATCTATGAAATTTACGAAAGTATCATAAGTTTATATGTATAATTTGCTACAATGTACAGCAAATTCTTGTTCATTTTTCGTAGCTAGATCTAATATGACTTCACGTAGGGGAGAGCTATATCATTAACTTCTCTTAACCTATGAACTAAGATGATAATAACGTATGTTATTCGTGAGTGAGAGAACATTCATCAACTTGTTCAAAATTATGATACTTTGGTGTCTTAAGCCATTATACTTAAGAcctcaaaaatattataacttcGTGTCTTAATTAACCATTATATCACGATATTTTATAAGAGACTTTAAGTACTAAAGCTCGATCAAAATCGAAACCTTCAAGAGATTTTATAAGAGATCATTTCACAATTAGGGGATGAAAGCATTTCTatgtatctttcttctttagacTTGTGGTATTTTATACTCATGGGTTAATGATTAGATTGATCTACAATATACTACATTAGATTGGGAGTTGTTTATTGATCTTATACGCTTAGTACAGGTGATTGATTAATAAGAGAAAACTTTTAGTCATGGACTCTAGCAGCAAAACCCAATTGTCAATGATAAAACTAAAACCAGAGCCCAAGGGCCCATTTATCTCACTATGGGGAAGTAGAAGGAGATGAACTCTTGCTGGCTTATTATTGTACCAACCCGAGAACCAAGCGTCACTAGCAAGCACTAGTCTAAAGTCATCTTCTCTATTTGGTTAGTTTAGTTGGCACTGCATTTTAGTTCACATCGTCCACCTATATTTTGTTAGCTTTTAATTGACATGATCCTATAAACTCAAGCAACACTTAAGTGTAATTTGTGGTAGATGTTCTCATTAAATCCGCCGATATAAATTTCATTCTGTAACTGAACTTAATTTctcagctatatatatatataattcccCAAGTTAATAATAAGATAAGTTTGTagtgtttaattatttttctctgaataaattttaacattttctggtacataaaaaaataaaaaataaaaataaagatctgATATTTTACGCCTTTGGTGGCGAAGCACGACGACgccactctctctctttctaactNactttttttttttttttttttttttgtttctcggaGCGGAGCTGAAGAGagagttcatcttcttctccacggATCCAAAACAATGAAtcgtcttctttctttcttctccatcgCTCTGATCGCTTTCCTCTGCCTCCATCATCGTGTTCacgcgtcttcttcttccgacTTCGAAGGTTTCGATGCTGAAGACGACGATGTCTCTGAAGACTCCAGTGAGCTTCACCACTCGCTTCGTCTTCCTCTCCTGACTCAGTCTGAGTCAACGGTTCTAGATCTGGAACCATCTCCCGAATCTGATTCTACTCCTCCGGTTTCTTCTAAATCGGATCCTCCGACTCAGTCCGTGAAGCCTTCGTCAATCTCCTTCGATTACTGGGATGAAGATGAGTTCGAAGGTTTGCCGGAAGAGGAGAAATCGACTGAATCTTCGGTTGTTTCCGATAACGCCACTCCTTCCTCCGATCCACAGACGCCAGATCTTGACTCTGCTTCAGAGACTGCTGATGCTGAGGTTCCGAAGAAGAAGCAATCTTACGCGGTGGAGATCGTTTGCGTCTCTATCTTGATTGGTTACGCGATCAATTACTTCACCGGGAAACGTGAGAATGAGAATCTTGCTTTGGCTTGGGCTTCCAAATTTGGTCTTCAGGATACCATTTTTGAGAAAAACTTTAGTTTGCTTGGAGTTGGTGAAGGAGAGGACTCGCCGTTGTTGCTTAAAGAAGCGACGAATGTGTTTAAGTTCTACGCCAGTGGCCGTAGGTATTGCCATGGGCTACTGGCGACCATGGAGCTTAAGAG
It encodes the following:
- the LOC104722558 gene encoding uncharacterized protein At5g49945, with product MNRLLSFFSIALIAFLCLHHRVHASSSSDFEGFDAEDDDVSEDSSELHHSLRLPLLTQSESTVLDLEPSPESDSTPPVSSKSDPPTQSVKPSSISFDYWDEDEFEGLPEEEKSTESSVVSDNATPSSDPQTPDLDSASETADAEVPKKKQSYAVEIVCVSILIGYAINYFTGKRENENLALAWASKFGLQDTIFEKNFSLLGVGEGEDSPLLLKEATNVFKFYASGRRYCHGLLATMELKSRHDLISRLFNSVVPCKDEISFEVYMNDESMDHIVFAMARKKAAKTMHKELRDLQRFGGMVPVPGGRKWVSDELAVVSESKEVAGDMITDVVLDQVFGDKSFERFGKYFISMHFSDQHPGKHRKMLLFKFALPDAKNMDDMVRLIALIPYYIDLVGRYKLSSQAKNKTDGARQKAAQETYKELQNVRHEALMRKKAEKKKILEEAEAKLSAEALRKKEAKERARQMKKSMPKVKMSRGH